The genomic interval GTCCGGCCTGCGGCTCAGCATATCAGAAGGAATACCGGTAGACAGTTTGTCGGTCAGCGGATATTCATTCAGCCTGGTATGCCTTTCTATTGCTGCAGGCAATTCTCCTGAGAGGATGCGGAGTGCGTTTTCCTGTACCGCCATATTCTGCTCTATCTGCGGAATAAGCTGTGCGGCTGTAAGCTGTTGCGCTTCGGCCTGTTGTACAGCCACCAGCGTTACCTGTCCGGCGTCATACTGCAGGCGGATAATCCGCAGGGTGCTGTCGTTCAGTTTAAGATTACGCTGCGCTACTTCCATCTGTTCATCCAGCATCAGCAGGTTGTAGTAGGCCTTTGAAACGGTGCTCACGAGGTCTGTCTGCAACAGTTTCTTCGACTCTTCGGTTTGCAGGTACGCGGCTAAAGCCGACTTCTTCTGGTTACGGATCTTACCCCAGATATCTGCTTCCCATGAAAACTGCAGGTTAGCGTTATAATCTTCCAGGTGTTGTGTGCCCAGGAAGTTACTGAGGCTGATACCGTTCAGACTATTGTCGGAAGGCCTGGTGGTACCTGCCGTCACATTCAGTGTGGCGGAAGGTACATTGAGCAGTTTCGCCTGTCTTAACTGCAGCTTTGCAGTTTCGATATTCAGCAGGGCGATCTGCATATCATAATTCTTACGAATAGCGTTGTCTATCAGGCTTTTCAGGGTAGCGTCCGCAAAGAAGTTCTCCCAGGGAAGACTTGCGATGCTGGCTGTATCCGTTGTCTGAACACCATTCCTGAAAGCAGCAGGCAGTTCCGGCTGCGGGGTAGGTGTATCTTTGGACACTTTACATGCCTCCAAGAATCCTGCTCCTATTAACCCTATTAAAAAATACTTATTTATCTGTGCTCTCATACTAATTCCGGTTTAACGGCTTTCGCCTTTTCATTGTTAACAACGGCAGGTGATTTGCCGGTGATCTTCTCCTGGAGGAACTGGAATATCACAAACAACACAGGAATCACGAACAATCCCAGTACTACTCCGCTCACCATACCTCCTGCTGCACCAATACTGATAGAGTGGTTACCGATAGCAGAAGGACCGTTGTCGCTCATCATTGGTATCAGACCTACCACGAATGCCAATGAGGTCATGAGGATAGGACGTAACCTCAGCCTTGCTGCTTCAATAGCTGCAAACACCAGGTTCTTACCCGCACGTCTTCTCTGGCTGGCATATTCTACGATCAGGATGGCGTTCTTGGCCAGCAACCCGATCAACATTACCAGGGCTACCTGTACATAGATATTGTTGGAGATATCAGTGTAACGGATAGACAGGAATACGCCGAGGATACCGGTAGGAATGGACAG from Chitinophaga filiformis carries:
- a CDS encoding efflux transporter outer membrane subunit, whose amino-acid sequence is MRAQINKYFLIGLIGAGFLEACKVSKDTPTPQPELPAAFRNGVQTTDTASIASLPWENFFADATLKSLIDNAIRKNYDMQIALLNIETAKLQLRQAKLLNVPSATLNVTAGTTRPSDNSLNGISLSNFLGTQHLEDYNANLQFSWEADIWGKIRNQKKSALAAYLQTEESKKLLQTDLVSTVSKAYYNLLMLDEQMEVAQRNLKLNDSTLRIIRLQYDAGQVTLVAVQQAEAQQLTAAQLIPQIEQNMAVQENALRILSGELPAAIERHTRLNEYPLTDKLSTGIPSDMLSRRPDVRSSELALTMANAKVGVTKARMYPSLTITAQGGINAVKFSEWFQIPSSLFGLATAGITQPLFARKELKTQFEVAKIEREQSVIRFRQNVLDAVGEVSDALVKIEKLKSQYDIASNKVQALQQAVHNANQLFESGRATYLEVIVAQSNVLQSELEISNLKRDQLYAVVDLYRSLGGGWR